One Aliidiomarina minuta genomic region harbors:
- a CDS encoding SDR family NAD(P)-dependent oxidoreductase, with the protein MSDNEKANPPVMSATLNKGRRDFITRGAAGAAGLALGASALGGTLAASSFAAGDAAENKPTKRYQGKVVLITGATSGIGEATAHAYARQGARVFFCGRREELGKQVQKDIREDGGEATYMRADVREQEQMSQFVQQCIETYGGLDIAFNNAGIEGPRGGLDEISVVGENGYQDVMRTNADGVYFALRYEIPAMREKGGVIVNTGSMLSHRGSSFAGAYAASKHAVIGFTRSAAAREAGNGIRVISVSPGGVDTELLKRFMGVDSLEGAGADSPMGRIAQPSEVADVVLNLTAPEAIFLNGDDVKIDGASSA; encoded by the coding sequence ATGAGTGATAATGAAAAAGCGAATCCCCCAGTAATGTCGGCAACTTTGAATAAAGGGCGCAGAGACTTTATCACGCGCGGAGCCGCGGGAGCAGCCGGTTTGGCACTTGGTGCCAGTGCGCTGGGTGGGACCCTGGCGGCTTCTTCTTTTGCTGCTGGGGATGCTGCAGAGAACAAACCGACAAAGCGATATCAGGGTAAAGTAGTGCTGATTACCGGGGCCACTTCGGGCATTGGCGAAGCTACTGCACATGCTTATGCGCGGCAGGGCGCCCGGGTGTTTTTTTGTGGCCGCCGCGAGGAGCTGGGCAAACAGGTACAAAAGGATATACGTGAGGACGGTGGGGAAGCTACCTATATGCGCGCGGATGTTCGTGAACAGGAACAGATGAGCCAGTTTGTGCAGCAATGCATAGAAACTTATGGTGGTCTTGATATTGCATTTAATAACGCAGGTATAGAAGGGCCTCGGGGCGGGCTAGATGAGATCAGTGTCGTTGGTGAGAATGGTTACCAGGATGTGATGCGCACCAATGCTGACGGTGTTTATTTTGCTTTGCGTTATGAAATACCCGCAATGCGCGAGAAAGGGGGCGTTATTGTTAACACAGGGTCTATGTTATCTCACCGCGGATCCAGCTTTGCCGGCGCTTATGCGGCTTCTAAACATGCGGTGATCGGTTTTACCCGCTCGGCTGCCGCGCGAGAGGCGGGAAATGGCATTCGGGTGATCAGTGTTTCCCCGGGTGGTGTTGATACCGAATTACTGAAGCGTTTTATGGGTGTGGATAGCCTGGAAGGGGCCGGCGCTGACAGCCCGATGGGGCGTATTGCTCAGCCGTCTGAGGTGGCGGACGTGGTATTGAATCTGACAGCGCCAGAAGCTATTTTCCTGAACGGTGACGATGTCAAAATTGATGGCGCTTCGTCGGCTTAG
- a CDS encoding AI-2E family transporter codes for MQPTLENRFFLLLLATISIAFMLLLMPFWGAIFWSIAVSILFYPLYQWIEDKTGGRSSLAAVITLLCCVLIILLPLTLVSLQIFQQAASLYEAFEEGEIKPADIYENVSQALPFIPDMLQQMGINIDNIGENIASAASASSQYLAEEAFKFGRGTMNLIISILLMLYLTFFLLRDGKWLADLISKAIPLEKKREDNLSSRFVNVTRATIKGSVIVAVIEGALGGFIFAILGIPGAFLWGVVMGLLSLVPAIGAFLIWVPVAIYLFVTGDWGKGLILTVFGTVVIGLTDNILRPILVGRNIRLPDYLVLFSILGGIVIFGVHGLVIGPILAALFVTIWGIFMKDFDKNEKA; via the coding sequence ATGCAACCTACCCTTGAAAACCGTTTTTTCCTGCTGCTTCTGGCGACCATATCTATTGCATTCATGTTGCTGCTGATGCCTTTCTGGGGCGCCATCTTCTGGTCCATTGCCGTCAGTATTCTGTTTTACCCGTTATATCAATGGATAGAAGATAAAACAGGAGGTCGATCCTCCCTCGCCGCTGTCATCACCTTATTATGTTGCGTACTCATAATCTTGTTACCACTCACTTTAGTCAGTCTGCAAATTTTTCAGCAAGCGGCTTCTTTATACGAAGCCTTTGAAGAAGGTGAAATCAAACCTGCCGATATTTATGAAAATGTTAGTCAGGCCCTGCCTTTTATTCCAGATATGCTACAGCAGATGGGGATCAATATTGACAATATCGGTGAAAATATCGCCAGCGCAGCCTCAGCTTCCAGTCAGTATCTGGCTGAGGAAGCCTTTAAGTTTGGTCGGGGAACTATGAATTTAATCATCAGCATATTGCTGATGCTTTACCTCACGTTTTTTTTACTACGGGATGGTAAGTGGCTGGCCGACCTTATTTCCAAAGCCATACCTCTGGAGAAAAAGCGTGAAGATAATTTATCCAGCCGCTTTGTTAATGTCACCCGGGCAACAATAAAAGGCAGCGTGATCGTGGCCGTTATTGAAGGTGCACTGGGTGGTTTTATCTTTGCTATCCTGGGTATTCCCGGCGCGTTTTTATGGGGCGTTGTGATGGGACTGCTCTCTCTGGTCCCTGCTATCGGAGCCTTTCTCATCTGGGTACCCGTTGCTATCTATCTGTTTGTCACCGGTGACTGGGGCAAAGGGCTCATTCTGACTGTCTTCGGCACTGTGGTTATCGGCCTGACTGACAATATATTGCGCCCTATTCTGGTCGGCCGCAATATACGTCTGCCCGACTACTTAGTACTTTTCTCAATTTTAGGTGGTATAGTTATTTTTGGTGTCCATGGTTTAGTAATAGGCCCTATTCTGGCTGCACTTTTTGTAACTATATGGGGCATTTTCATGAAGGATTTTGATAAAAACGAAAAAGCCTGA
- a CDS encoding DUF883 family protein, with product MTSIKEVAENAHKGIDHAADAAISANASIHHKGQQVKATQEEWVQEIKSYVQKNPTTSIGVAVASGFILGWMLRRR from the coding sequence ATGACAAGTATTAAGGAAGTTGCAGAAAACGCCCACAAAGGCATCGACCATGCGGCTGACGCTGCGATTAGTGCCAATGCAAGCATCCATCACAAAGGACAGCAGGTGAAAGCAACTCAGGAAGAATGGGTACAGGAGATCAAAAGTTACGTGCAAAAGAACCCAACAACCTCTATCGGTGTAGCCGTGGCTTCAGGTTTCATTCTGGGCTGGATGTTACGCCGCCGCTGA
- a CDS encoding sensor domain-containing diguanylate cyclase, which produces MSKQSSYEMLTSMVWQLQSTLDHVGAYVFTKDLEGQYTYVNSMVCELFDLPAEAIIGKTDDSFFDMDESQQLIENDQRVIQQGINIEGEERHVLQGSGRIRYYWSVKVPLRNPGGKIVGMCGISTDITERRAMEKQMREQKELLDTVLNNADANIFMKNHQSRYLYANQNTAQLFGLSQQELIGKTDFELMPAEQAEKFVQYDRQVLNSGEKTKTEETVIGHDGVTRHYWTIKIPLKKEIEEPAFIGIATDISDLVELREKFKLLAHTDALTGIYNRRFLFENAERELKRAKRTKKSFSVIIIDIDHFKKFNDSFGHAQGDSVIKSVVEACQQVVRETDLLGRIGGDEFVIVTPECGSHAALKVIHRLQEKINSLQFNWAEGKSLKLTLSIGLAVYNGTETFDQILARADRALYKVKKNNRNGVEMAE; this is translated from the coding sequence ATGTCGAAGCAATCCTCTTATGAAATGCTGACCTCTATGGTGTGGCAACTACAAAGTACCCTCGACCACGTCGGGGCCTATGTATTTACAAAAGATCTGGAAGGCCAGTACACCTATGTTAACAGCATGGTGTGCGAGCTATTCGATCTACCCGCCGAAGCTATTATTGGTAAAACCGATGATAGCTTCTTTGATATGGATGAGTCCCAACAGCTTATTGAAAATGATCAGCGTGTCATTCAGCAGGGTATCAATATTGAAGGCGAAGAGCGCCACGTCCTTCAAGGTAGCGGCCGCATACGCTACTACTGGAGCGTCAAAGTTCCTTTACGCAATCCTGGTGGCAAAATTGTAGGTATGTGTGGTATTTCTACGGATATTACCGAACGTCGCGCCATGGAAAAACAGATGCGCGAACAAAAAGAATTGCTGGATACTGTACTCAATAACGCCGATGCTAATATCTTCATGAAGAATCACCAAAGCCGCTACCTCTATGCCAATCAGAATACAGCCCAGCTTTTTGGTTTGTCACAACAAGAGCTGATAGGGAAAACTGACTTTGAGCTGATGCCAGCAGAACAGGCAGAAAAGTTTGTTCAGTATGATCGCCAGGTTCTGAACTCAGGTGAAAAAACAAAAACTGAAGAAACGGTCATTGGCCACGACGGCGTCACACGCCATTATTGGACCATTAAAATTCCCTTAAAAAAAGAAATAGAAGAACCCGCTTTCATTGGTATAGCCACCGATATCAGCGATTTAGTCGAACTGCGCGAAAAATTTAAGTTACTGGCTCATACCGATGCACTTACCGGTATATATAACCGCCGCTTCCTGTTTGAAAATGCAGAACGTGAGCTGAAACGAGCTAAACGAACGAAAAAAAGCTTTTCAGTCATCATTATTGATATTGATCATTTTAAAAAATTTAATGACAGTTTTGGCCATGCTCAGGGCGACAGTGTGATTAAATCCGTCGTGGAAGCCTGTCAGCAAGTGGTGCGTGAAACTGATTTATTAGGCCGCATCGGCGGCGATGAGTTCGTTATCGTAACCCCCGAATGTGGAAGCCATGCAGCCTTAAAAGTCATCCATCGTCTGCAGGAGAAAATAAACTCTTTGCAGTTTAACTGGGCAGAAGGTAAATCGCTAAAACTCACACTCAGTATTGGTCTTGCTGTGTATAATGGGACTGAAACTTTCGATCAAATACTGGCCCGGGCCGATCGGGCACTGTATAAGGTTAAAAAGAACAACAGAAATGGTGTGGAGATGGCCGAATAA
- a CDS encoding YchJ family protein, whose protein sequence is MTCQQSTAPCPCGSGKPYSSCCQRYHQDHAIPASPEALMRSRYTAFALKLADYLITSWHPSSCPADLDLDNSPTWLQLQVLSSSQHGDEGKVHFRALHTEGKGIGFLEEHSTFVREGQRWYYLSGETTQGRLT, encoded by the coding sequence ATGACCTGTCAACAGTCAACAGCACCCTGCCCATGCGGTAGCGGCAAGCCTTATAGTAGCTGCTGTCAACGCTACCACCAAGACCATGCAATACCCGCTTCACCAGAAGCCCTGATGCGTTCACGTTACACCGCTTTTGCCCTGAAGCTTGCTGACTACCTGATAACAAGCTGGCATCCCAGTAGCTGCCCGGCTGACCTGGATCTGGATAATTCACCGACATGGTTACAATTGCAGGTGCTGTCTTCGTCGCAACACGGCGATGAAGGAAAAGTTCACTTTCGGGCACTGCACACTGAGGGCAAGGGGATAGGTTTTCTCGAAGAACATTCAACATTTGTAAGAGAAGGCCAGCGCTGGTACTACCTGAGTGGCGAAACCACTCAGGGGAGGCTGACCTGA
- a CDS encoding nuclear transport factor 2 family protein — MIKEIIKLEKEGWQALSTDSETSHQFFSDILHDDAVMLRPGDKRLAGKKEILESITAEPWEGFKIENERALMLSDKVAVFIYRLTAQHADKGDYAALISSTYVLEDDKLQLILNQHTPL, encoded by the coding sequence ATGATTAAAGAAATTATTAAACTGGAAAAAGAAGGGTGGCAAGCGTTGTCTACTGACAGCGAAACAAGCCATCAGTTTTTTAGTGATATTTTGCATGATGATGCAGTTATGCTGCGTCCGGGCGATAAGCGCCTGGCGGGTAAGAAAGAGATTCTTGAATCTATTACAGCTGAGCCCTGGGAGGGCTTTAAGATTGAGAATGAACGGGCGTTAATGTTATCTGATAAGGTGGCTGTTTTTATTTACCGGCTTACAGCGCAGCATGCAGATAAAGGTGATTATGCAGCCTTGATTAGCAGTACGTACGTGCTTGAAGACGATAAGTTACAATTGATTCTGAATCAGCATACGCCGTTGTAA
- a CDS encoding secondary thiamine-phosphate synthase enzyme YjbQ, which translates to MSWYQTQIQLDARPRGFHLITSEVEGALEQLAAVKVGLLQVFIQHTSASLTINENADATVRGDFERFFSHAVPENEPYYEHTFEGPDDMPAHLKSSILGSSLSIPVTEGRLNLGTWQGIYLCEHRNRGGSRSLVLTLQGD; encoded by the coding sequence ATGAGCTGGTACCAGACGCAGATTCAATTGGACGCTAGACCGCGGGGCTTTCACCTGATTACTTCAGAGGTTGAGGGGGCCTTGGAGCAGCTGGCTGCAGTAAAGGTGGGCCTGCTGCAGGTGTTTATTCAACATACTTCAGCTTCATTAACTATTAACGAAAATGCGGATGCTACGGTAAGAGGCGACTTTGAACGCTTTTTTAGCCATGCGGTGCCTGAAAACGAACCTTATTATGAGCATACGTTCGAAGGGCCGGACGATATGCCCGCCCACTTAAAAAGCAGCATTCTGGGCTCCAGCCTGAGCATTCCGGTAACCGAGGGGCGTTTGAACCTGGGTACCTGGCAGGGTATTTATCTGTGCGAACATCGCAACCGGGGAGGTAGTCGAAGTCTGGTACTGACGCTGCAGGGAGATTAG
- a CDS encoding superinfection immunity protein — translation MFEHLAIIEKFSQMNLFLVILFVPLFLAVYFIPGILAIFFNRRHVKKIWLANIPAGLSFIAWGALIVWAVTGKRKVSADSKTIPE, via the coding sequence ATGTTTGAACATCTTGCAATAATAGAAAAATTCAGTCAGATGAACCTGTTCTTAGTGATTCTGTTTGTGCCTTTGTTTCTGGCTGTGTACTTTATACCGGGCATACTGGCTATCTTCTTTAATCGCCGGCATGTTAAAAAGATATGGCTGGCTAACATTCCTGCGGGCCTTTCATTTATCGCCTGGGGCGCCCTTATTGTCTGGGCAGTCACCGGAAAACGCAAAGTCAGTGCCGACAGTAAAACAATCCCTGAATAA
- a CDS encoding sensor histidine kinase, with protein MQTDNIKAFWRYSLYSSKGYKIAQAGAFIAFISFFILYAIPFFDINKPLIALAFISRSLLEATVFILLSHFILRSTFKLFLLQQQFRARHFFICLFMLTLSSLIMTVVSIGINLLPLFQLTDMSSIVYQEVESTQGLHISFNLPTLLLMFFSMYFFMFIVWSSAYGFSAMLKARKHLQQQVQEARIQQLTNQLSPHFLFNAFNSIRALIYEDQDKAAQTVTELSELFRFHLQAHLRPTSSLAEEWQISQKYLEIEKVRLEQRLNIQVHIASDLWQQKLPTLSLLTLLENAIKHGISPSSEAGLITIEASRQDKHWRLELCNSVTTGSQQPGTTTGLKNIKKSLQLMYGEGMNLCYEKQKERFCVWLELPYVQNTDR; from the coding sequence ATGCAAACAGATAATATCAAAGCCTTCTGGCGTTACAGCCTATACAGTTCGAAAGGTTATAAAATTGCCCAGGCGGGTGCTTTTATAGCCTTTATCAGTTTCTTTATTCTGTATGCCATTCCCTTCTTTGACATCAACAAGCCGTTGATAGCTTTGGCTTTTATCAGCCGCTCTTTACTTGAAGCCACTGTTTTTATTCTGCTTAGCCACTTTATTTTACGCTCTACATTTAAACTTTTCCTACTTCAGCAACAGTTTCGCGCCCGCCACTTCTTTATTTGCCTGTTTATGCTCACTCTGAGCAGCCTGATAATGACTGTGGTGTCCATAGGCATTAACTTGCTGCCATTGTTTCAGCTCACCGACATGAGTTCTATTGTGTATCAGGAAGTAGAGAGTACTCAGGGTTTGCATATTAGTTTTAATCTTCCCACCCTGCTGCTGATGTTCTTCTCCATGTACTTTTTCATGTTCATTGTATGGAGCTCAGCCTATGGTTTCTCGGCCATGCTCAAAGCCCGTAAACATCTGCAGCAACAGGTTCAGGAAGCCCGTATTCAACAACTCACCAATCAGTTAAGCCCGCATTTTTTATTTAACGCCTTTAATAGCATCCGCGCCCTCATCTATGAAGACCAGGACAAAGCGGCGCAAACCGTTACCGAGCTTTCTGAGCTGTTTCGTTTCCATTTACAGGCGCACTTAAGGCCCACTTCATCTCTTGCAGAGGAGTGGCAAATCAGCCAGAAATACCTGGAAATTGAAAAAGTGCGCCTGGAACAACGTCTGAACATCCAGGTCCATATTGCGTCTGACTTGTGGCAACAAAAATTGCCGACTTTAAGCCTGCTTACTCTGCTCGAAAATGCCATCAAACACGGTATAAGCCCCAGCAGCGAAGCAGGCCTGATAACCATTGAAGCCAGTCGTCAGGATAAACACTGGCGACTGGAACTATGCAATAGTGTCACGACAGGCAGCCAACAACCCGGTACCACAACAGGACTGAAGAACATAAAAAAATCGCTGCAACTGATGTATGGCGAAGGCATGAATTTGTGTTACGAAAAACAAAAAGAACGTTTTTGCGTCTGGCTGGAGTTACCCTATGTTCAAAACACTGATCGTTGA
- a CDS encoding LytR/AlgR family response regulator transcription factor, producing MFKTLIVDDERLARTELKRLLKAHPQCQLVAEAASASEAINILSEETIDLVFLDIQMPEVTGLELAEQIPSQIQFVFCTAYNSFALDAFSLNAVDYLLKPVAAERLTSTIQRLRPPQHSSQPAYLPDDHGLLLKFADINRIVRLHEISRFESIGNHAAVYTPYGKSFIHSSLAKIEQKLNPAHFFKASRGDIIRIDAIAHIEPTMQSGSLIAILTDKQQVDVSRRQAKALKTRFSGL from the coding sequence ATGTTCAAAACACTGATCGTTGATGACGAACGCCTGGCGCGTACTGAACTTAAACGTCTGCTGAAAGCTCACCCACAGTGTCAGCTGGTGGCAGAAGCTGCCAGCGCCAGCGAAGCCATCAACATATTATCTGAAGAAACAATCGACCTGGTGTTTCTGGATATTCAGATGCCAGAAGTAACCGGCCTGGAGCTAGCCGAACAGATACCGAGCCAGATACAGTTCGTGTTTTGCACCGCGTATAATAGCTTCGCTCTGGATGCCTTCTCACTGAACGCGGTCGACTATTTGCTCAAGCCAGTCGCGGCAGAGCGTCTGACCAGCACCATACAGCGTTTAAGGCCACCGCAGCATTCCAGCCAACCCGCCTACCTGCCCGATGATCATGGTTTATTGCTCAAGTTTGCTGACATTAACCGTATCGTCAGGCTGCATGAAATATCGCGTTTTGAAAGCATTGGCAATCATGCCGCTGTCTATACGCCTTATGGCAAAAGCTTCATTCACAGTTCGCTGGCAAAGATTGAGCAAAAACTGAATCCAGCGCATTTTTTTAAAGCCAGCCGCGGCGATATCATACGCATTGACGCCATCGCTCATATTGAACCGACCATGCAAAGTGGCTCGCTTATTGCTATTTTGACGGATAAGCAGCAAGTCGATGTCAGCCGCCGTCAGGCCAAAGCACTTAAAACCCGCTTTAGTGGTCTGTAG